In Rahnella variigena, one DNA window encodes the following:
- the mlaA gene encoding phospholipid-binding lipoprotein MlaA, with protein MNLRLTGLAFATVLLVGCAGTSGSSDSEQQGRSDPLEGFNRVMFDFNYNYMDPYLVRPVAVAWRDYVPQPARNGTSNFLSNLDEPASMVNSLLKGDPYRAAIHFNRFFLNTLLGMGGLIDVAGMANPKLAREEAQGFGSTLGHYGVGYGPYVVLPGYGSATVRDEGGDLVDDLYPMLSYLTFWMSAGKWVLEGVETRAELLDSDGLIRNSSDPYLFIREAYFQRHDFLARGGQLTPQENPNAALIQGDLKDIDSE; from the coding sequence ATGAACTTACGCCTGACTGGGCTGGCGTTTGCGACAGTTTTACTGGTCGGTTGTGCCGGCACATCCGGATCTTCGGACAGCGAACAGCAGGGACGTTCTGATCCGCTCGAAGGTTTCAACCGGGTGATGTTCGACTTCAACTATAACTATATGGATCCTTACCTTGTGCGGCCTGTTGCCGTCGCATGGCGTGATTACGTGCCACAACCGGCGCGTAACGGGACCAGTAACTTCCTCAGCAACCTCGATGAACCCGCCAGCATGGTCAACTCCTTGCTGAAAGGCGATCCGTACCGTGCTGCAATCCACTTCAACCGTTTCTTCCTGAACACGCTTCTGGGGATGGGGGGGCTGATTGACGTGGCCGGTATGGCGAACCCGAAACTGGCGCGCGAAGAAGCCCAGGGCTTCGGTAGCACGCTCGGTCATTATGGTGTCGGTTACGGTCCGTACGTGGTTCTGCCAGGTTACGGCAGCGCGACTGTGCGTGACGAAGGTGGCGATCTGGTGGATGATTTGTATCCGATGCTCAGCTATCTGACATTCTGGATGTCAGCCGGTAAATGGGTACTGGAAGGCGTCGAAACCCGTGCAGAACTTCTCGATTCAGATGGTCTGATCCGTAACTCTTCTGATCCGTATCTGTTTATCCGTGAAGCTTACTTCCAGCGTCACGACTTCCTGGCGAGAGGCGGTCAGCTGACGCCACAGGAAAACCCGAACGCGGCATTGATTCAGGGTGACCTGAAAGATATCGACTCGGAATAA
- the ccmI gene encoding c-type cytochrome biogenesis protein CcmI codes for MSIFWLCIVVMLVIALALFIVPVIRGDRAEHTSRDALNKAFYHHRLTELEEDEAQGVVDERPAHIQELQENLLTDIPAGQAPAAIQPIGRWTLVPGAILLVVITLGLYLYAGGLGQVSAWNQVMQHMPDLRHRIADDHGAPLTAADVQDLGLGLRTDLQANPDNVQDWVMLGRVGMALNNAATATQAYAHAYQLAPNDMSVKLGYAEVLTRSSDPQDNLTGGNLLRSMLEKSQGDLRVLSLLAYNEYEQGHYPQAIGAWEVMQKILPAGDKRLEMVNASIAQAKQKAGLDQVKLAVNVTLSADAQEKLPQDGTVFISVTDGSSPVPVAVKKLPLSRFPLAITVDDSNAMMPERLLSSLHQLKVRVRISQNGLATPASGDWYGDSPLTDFSGNGQVSIEINQQVP; via the coding sequence ATGAGTATTTTTTGGCTGTGCATTGTAGTGATGCTGGTTATTGCCCTGGCGCTGTTTATTGTGCCGGTTATTCGCGGCGACCGCGCGGAACACACGTCCCGCGATGCGCTGAATAAAGCGTTTTATCATCACCGTCTGACTGAGCTGGAAGAAGACGAAGCGCAAGGCGTGGTAGACGAGCGTCCGGCGCATATTCAGGAATTGCAGGAAAACCTACTGACCGATATTCCGGCGGGTCAGGCGCCTGCTGCCATTCAGCCGATTGGCCGCTGGACGCTGGTGCCCGGCGCTATCCTGCTGGTTGTCATCACGCTGGGTTTATATCTCTATGCCGGGGGGCTGGGCCAGGTGAGTGCGTGGAATCAGGTCATGCAGCACATGCCGGATTTGCGCCATCGTATTGCCGATGATCACGGTGCGCCGCTGACGGCTGCGGATGTGCAGGATTTAGGGCTCGGATTGCGTACCGATTTACAGGCAAATCCAGATAATGTGCAGGACTGGGTGATGCTTGGCCGTGTGGGGATGGCGCTCAATAATGCCGCCACCGCGACGCAGGCTTATGCTCATGCGTATCAGCTTGCGCCGAACGATATGTCAGTGAAACTGGGTTATGCCGAAGTGCTGACCCGTTCTTCTGATCCGCAAGATAACCTTACCGGCGGCAATCTTTTACGCAGTATGCTGGAAAAATCTCAGGGTGATCTGCGTGTGTTAAGTCTGCTGGCCTATAATGAATATGAGCAGGGTCATTATCCGCAAGCCATTGGCGCGTGGGAAGTTATGCAGAAAATTCTGCCAGCCGGTGATAAACGCCTTGAGATGGTTAACGCCAGTATTGCGCAGGCAAAACAAAAAGCCGGTCTTGATCAGGTTAAACTGGCGGTAAACGTGACGCTTTCTGCGGATGCGCAGGAGAAACTTCCGCAGGATGGCACGGTCTTTATTTCCGTAACAGATGGCAGCAGTCCGGTACCGGTTGCGGTGAAAAAGCTGCCGCTGAGCCGCTTCCCGCTGGCGATTACTGTCGATGACAGTAACGCAATGATGCCGGAACGCTTGCTTTCTTCGCTGCATCAATTAAAAGTACGCGTTCGTATTTCACAGAACGGTCTGGCAACGCCAGCCTCTGGTGACTGGTACGGCGACAGTCCGCTGACTGATTTTTCCGGCAACGGTCAGGTCAGCATTGAGATTAATCAGCAGGTTCCTTAA
- a CDS encoding cytochrome c-type biogenesis protein, which produces MKLISSLPALLLGMMLSISAFAAIDTYQFSSPAQEQEYRDITAQLRCPKCQNTNIAASDSIIAADMRTKVFQLLQQGQNKQQIVDYMVARYGNFVTYEPPVTPSTFILWLGPVLVVIIGAAMIFMRSRRGEVRLQNTTEEMSEQERQRLAQLLKDSDRKGS; this is translated from the coding sequence ATGAAGCTGATTTCTTCATTACCTGCTTTGCTGCTGGGCATGATGCTGAGTATCAGCGCCTTCGCTGCCATTGATACTTATCAGTTTTCCTCTCCGGCTCAGGAGCAGGAATACCGTGATATCACGGCGCAGCTGCGCTGTCCGAAATGTCAGAACACCAATATTGCAGCATCGGATTCTATTATCGCGGCGGATATGCGCACCAAAGTTTTCCAGCTGCTTCAGCAGGGGCAGAACAAACAGCAAATCGTGGATTACATGGTCGCACGTTACGGCAACTTTGTGACCTACGAACCGCCGGTGACGCCATCCACCTTTATATTGTGGCTCGGGCCGGTGCTGGTGGTCATTATCGGCGCAGCCATGATTTTTATGCGTTCCCGCCGGGGCGAAGTGCGTTTGCAAAATACGACTGAAGAAATGTCAGAACAAGAGAGACAGCGCCTGGCGCAGTTACTTAAAGACAGCGACAGGAAAGGATCATGA
- a CDS encoding DsbE family thiol:disulfide interchange protein, whose amino-acid sequence MNRKLLFIPLILFLALAAAFLVQLTRNANGDDPTLLESALIGKPVPVFKLESLAQAGKTYDQSVLRDGKPMLLNVWATWCPTCRAEHDYLNTLAAKGVRVVGLNYKDDRQKAVSWLNTLGNPYMLSLYDGDGMLGLDLGVYGAPETFLIDGKGIIRYRHAGDLNEKVWQNEVLPLYKKYGGNA is encoded by the coding sequence ATGAACCGTAAACTCCTCTTTATTCCGCTGATCTTGTTCCTGGCGCTGGCTGCGGCTTTTCTGGTGCAACTGACGCGCAATGCCAACGGCGACGATCCGACACTGCTGGAATCTGCGCTGATCGGCAAACCTGTGCCGGTGTTTAAACTGGAATCACTGGCACAGGCCGGTAAAACCTACGATCAGTCGGTATTGCGCGACGGCAAACCCATGTTGCTGAACGTCTGGGCGACCTGGTGCCCGACCTGCCGCGCCGAGCATGATTATCTGAATACGCTGGCGGCGAAAGGTGTACGCGTGGTTGGCCTGAACTACAAAGACGACCGGCAGAAAGCGGTCAGCTGGCTCAATACACTGGGCAATCCTTACATGCTGAGTCTGTACGACGGCGACGGCATGTTAGGGCTGGATCTCGGTGTGTACGGCGCGCCGGAAACCTTCCTGATCGACGGAAAAGGCATAATCCGTTATCGCCATGCCGGTGATTTGAATGAAAAAGTCTGGCAGAACGAAGTATTGCCGCTATACAAAAAATACGGAGGCAATGCATGA
- a CDS encoding heme lyase CcmF/NrfE family subunit: MMPELGTFALCLALGLAVLLSIYPQWGAARQDNRMMAMARPLSYGMFACIVLAFAILVHAFVVNDFTVAYVANNSNTRLPVYYRVAATWGAHEGSLLLWVLLLSCWTLAVALFSRRMPQDAVSRVLAVMGMITGGFLLFILLTSNPFIRSLPNFPVDGSDLNPVLQDIGLIFHPPLLYMGYVGFSVAFAFAIASLMAGRLDTAWARWSRPWTQAAWVFLTIGIVLGSAWAYYELGWGGWWFWDPVENASFMPWLAGTALIHSLAVTEKRGTFKAWTVLLAITAFSLCLLGTFLVRSGVLVSVHSFASDPARGMFILAYLVIVIGGSLLLYAFKGNSVRAPSRHELHSRESYLLGNNVLLVAAMLVVLLGTLLPLIHKQLGLGSISIGEPFFNTMFTWLMAPLALLLGIGPLVRWRRDEPSKLWRRLGVALVVTLVLSILLPWLLQDKIVGMTVVGLLMSVWVIVLTLMELHERATHRHTFWRGLTKLSRSHWGMVLGHLGVAVTVIGIAFSQNYSVERDVRMKAGDTVDIHDYHFIFRDVRDITGPNYTGGEANIDVTQNGKKVTTLHAEKRFYSVARSMMTEAAIDGNLARDLYAALGEEMDDGSWAVRLYYKPFVRWIWLGGLFMAAGGVLCILDPRYRMSKKLKKQGLAEADEA, from the coding sequence ATGATGCCGGAACTGGGAACATTTGCACTCTGTCTGGCGTTAGGTCTGGCGGTGTTACTGAGTATTTACCCGCAATGGGGCGCGGCGCGGCAGGATAACCGGATGATGGCGATGGCGCGTCCGTTGTCTTACGGGATGTTTGCCTGCATCGTGCTGGCGTTTGCCATTCTGGTCCATGCGTTTGTGGTGAATGATTTCACCGTCGCGTATGTCGCCAATAACTCCAATACCCGTCTGCCGGTGTATTACCGCGTGGCGGCGACCTGGGGCGCACACGAAGGTTCGCTGCTGCTGTGGGTGTTATTGCTCAGTTGCTGGACGCTCGCCGTGGCATTGTTCAGCCGCCGTATGCCGCAGGATGCAGTGTCGCGCGTGCTGGCAGTGATGGGCATGATCACCGGCGGATTCCTGCTGTTTATTTTGCTGACGTCGAATCCGTTTATCCGCTCGCTGCCGAATTTCCCGGTAGACGGCAGTGACCTGAATCCGGTGTTGCAGGATATCGGGCTGATTTTCCATCCGCCATTGCTGTACATGGGTTACGTCGGTTTCTCAGTGGCGTTCGCGTTTGCCATTGCCTCGTTGATGGCCGGACGTCTGGACACCGCGTGGGCGCGCTGGTCGCGTCCGTGGACACAAGCTGCGTGGGTATTTCTGACCATCGGTATCGTGCTCGGTTCTGCCTGGGCATATTACGAATTAGGCTGGGGCGGCTGGTGGTTCTGGGATCCGGTTGAGAACGCCTCCTTTATGCCATGGCTCGCCGGGACAGCGCTGATCCACTCGCTGGCCGTGACCGAAAAACGCGGGACGTTCAAAGCCTGGACGGTGTTGCTGGCGATCACCGCCTTCTCGCTGTGCCTGCTCGGGACTTTCCTGGTGCGTTCCGGCGTGCTGGTTTCGGTTCACTCGTTTGCCTCAGATCCGGCGCGCGGCATGTTTATTCTCGCGTATCTGGTGATTGTGATCGGCGGCTCGCTGCTGCTGTATGCCTTCAAAGGCAACTCGGTGCGTGCGCCAAGCCGGCACGAATTGCACTCTCGCGAAAGCTATCTGCTGGGTAATAACGTGCTGCTGGTGGCGGCGATGCTGGTGGTATTGCTCGGAACATTGTTGCCGCTTATCCACAAACAGCTCGGACTGGGCAGTATTTCTATCGGCGAACCTTTCTTTAATACGATGTTTACCTGGCTGATGGCTCCGCTGGCATTGCTGCTGGGGATCGGCCCGCTGGTACGCTGGCGTCGTGATGAGCCCAGCAAACTGTGGCGTCGTCTGGGTGTTGCGCTGGTCGTCACGCTGGTCTTGTCGATTCTTCTGCCGTGGTTATTGCAGGACAAAATTGTTGGCATGACCGTGGTCGGTCTGCTGATGTCGGTGTGGGTGATTGTGCTCACGCTGATGGAACTGCACGAGCGCGCGACGCACCGTCATACGTTCTGGCGCGGCCTGACCAAACTTTCCCGCAGCCACTGGGGCATGGTGCTCGGCCATCTCGGCGTGGCGGTGACTGTTATCGGCATCGCCTTTAGCCAGAATTACAGTGTTGAACGTGATGTGCGCATGAAGGCCGGCGATACCGTGGATATTCATGATTATCACTTTATCTTCCGCGACGTTCGCGACATCACCGGCCCGAACTATACCGGCGGTGAGGCGAATATCGATGTCACGCAGAACGGCAAGAAAGTCACCACGCTGCATGCTGAAAAACGCTTCTACAGTGTGGCGCGCAGTATGATGACTGAAGCGGCGATCGACGGCAATCTGGCGCGTGACCTGTATGCAGCGCTGGGTGAAGAGATGGACGACGGCTCGTGGGCGGTGCGTTTATACTACAAACCGTTTGTCCGCTGGATCTGGCTGGGCGGCCTGTTTATGGCGGCCGGTGGCGTACTGTGTATTCTCGATCCGCGTTATCGCATGAGTAAAAAACTCAAGAAACAAGGTCTGGCGGAGGCTGATGAAGCATGA
- the ccmE gene encoding cytochrome c maturation protein CcmE, with amino-acid sequence MNPRRKKRLSLALVVLIGLGLSISLVMYALRSNIDLFYTPSEILQGKGENHEMPTVGQRLRIGGMVMPGSVKRDPKSLQVSFKIYDARGAIAVTYNGILPDLFREGQGVVAQGVMEPGNVVNAIQVLAKHDEKYVPPEVADAMKENHKGPASAYVGNDKGNDRS; translated from the coding sequence GTGAATCCACGTCGTAAAAAGCGTTTGTCGCTGGCGCTGGTGGTGCTGATTGGCCTTGGTCTGAGCATTTCACTGGTGATGTACGCGCTGCGCTCGAATATTGATTTGTTCTATACACCCAGTGAAATTCTGCAAGGTAAAGGCGAAAACCACGAGATGCCGACGGTCGGCCAGCGCCTGCGTATCGGCGGGATGGTGATGCCCGGTTCGGTGAAGCGTGATCCGAAAAGCCTGCAGGTGAGTTTTAAAATTTATGATGCGCGCGGCGCGATTGCCGTGACTTATAACGGCATCCTTCCGGATCTGTTCCGCGAAGGGCAGGGCGTGGTGGCGCAGGGCGTGATGGAGCCGGGAAATGTAGTGAATGCCATTCAGGTTCTGGCGAAACACGACGAAAAATATGTGCCGCCGGAAGTTGCCGACGCCATGAAAGAAAACCATAAAGGGCCAGCTTCGGCTTATGTGGGTAACGATAAAGGAAATGACCGCTCATGA
- the ccmD gene encoding heme exporter protein CcmD — protein MSPAFSSWHDFFAMGGYAFYVWLSVAATLISLIALVAHTFIQRRQILDEVRRRQAREKRISQSQSKKQQGAQTSPLEPDTSPEKLL, from the coding sequence ATGAGCCCTGCATTCTCCAGCTGGCATGATTTCTTTGCGATGGGCGGCTATGCATTTTATGTGTGGCTGTCGGTCGCGGCGACACTGATTTCCCTGATTGCGCTGGTGGCGCATACCTTTATTCAGCGCCGTCAGATCCTCGATGAAGTTCGCCGCCGTCAGGCACGCGAAAAACGTATTAGTCAGTCTCAGTCTAAAAAACAGCAAGGCGCGCAGACGTCACCGCTGGAACCGGACACTTCCCCGGAGAAGTTATTGTGA
- a CDS encoding heme ABC transporter permease, with protein MWKWLHQLARPERLYHVCGRFIPWLGILGIACLLIGWVWGFGYAPPDYQQGNSYRIMYIHVPAAIWSMGIYSSMAIAAFIGLVWQMKMSDMVVSAMAPVGAVFTFIALVTGSAWGKPMWGTWWVWDARLTSELMLLFLYLGVIALYNAFDDRRLAGRAAGILVLVGVVNIPIIHYSVQWWNTLHQGSTNMQQTIDPSMRYPLRWAIFGYLFFFITLTLMRLRNLILVQERLRPWVAGLVNKERRG; from the coding sequence ATGTGGAAATGGTTACATCAACTCGCAAGGCCTGAACGGCTTTACCACGTCTGTGGCCGGTTCATTCCCTGGCTCGGAATTTTGGGTATTGCCTGCCTGCTGATCGGCTGGGTGTGGGGCTTTGGTTATGCACCGCCAGATTACCAGCAAGGGAACAGTTACCGGATCATGTATATCCATGTTCCGGCGGCGATCTGGTCGATGGGCATTTACAGTTCGATGGCGATTGCGGCCTTTATCGGGCTGGTGTGGCAGATGAAAATGTCCGACATGGTGGTATCCGCAATGGCACCCGTTGGCGCTGTTTTCACGTTTATCGCACTGGTTACTGGCTCCGCGTGGGGCAAACCGATGTGGGGCACCTGGTGGGTGTGGGATGCACGCCTGACGTCCGAACTGATGTTACTGTTCCTGTATCTTGGCGTGATTGCGTTGTATAACGCCTTCGACGACCGCCGTCTGGCTGGCCGTGCCGCCGGTATTCTGGTGCTGGTCGGCGTGGTGAACATTCCCATCATCCATTACTCCGTACAGTGGTGGAACACGCTGCATCAGGGCTCGACCAACATGCAGCAGACCATCGACCCGAGTATGCGTTATCCGCTACGTTGGGCGATTTTCGGTTATCTCTTCTTCTTTATTACCCTGACGCTGATGCGTTTACGTAACCTGATTTTGGTTCAGGAGCGTCTGCGTCCGTGGGTGGCCGGTCTTGTGAATAAGGAGCGCCGCGGATGA
- the ccmB gene encoding heme exporter protein CcmB, which produces MFTKVLRRELKIAFRKSAEIINPLWFFLIVITLFPLGIGPEPKLLARIAPGIVWVAALLSSLLALERLFRDDYLDGTLEQLLLLPSPLALTVLGKVCAHWVVTGLPLLILSPLIALLLSLDFETWKAVALTILLGTPTLSFIGAIGVALTVGLRKGGVLLSLLVLPLYIPVLIFATGAIDAASMSMPIGGYLAILGAMLAGSATLTPFATAAALRVSVH; this is translated from the coding sequence ATGTTTACTAAGGTTCTGCGCCGCGAGCTGAAAATTGCCTTTCGCAAAAGTGCCGAAATCATTAACCCGCTGTGGTTCTTCCTGATTGTCATTACGCTGTTCCCGCTGGGGATTGGTCCTGAGCCGAAACTGCTGGCGCGGATTGCACCCGGTATCGTCTGGGTCGCGGCGCTGCTTTCTTCTTTGCTGGCGCTGGAAAGGTTGTTCCGTGATGACTATCTCGATGGCACGCTTGAGCAGCTGTTGTTATTGCCATCGCCGCTGGCGCTCACGGTTCTGGGGAAAGTATGTGCTCACTGGGTGGTAACCGGTTTGCCATTGCTGATCCTCTCCCCGCTGATTGCCTTGCTGCTTTCTCTGGATTTTGAAACCTGGAAAGCCGTCGCGCTGACGATTTTACTGGGGACGCCGACGCTGAGTTTTATCGGTGCGATTGGCGTGGCGCTGACCGTCGGACTGCGCAAGGGCGGCGTTCTGCTGAGTTTGCTGGTGCTGCCGTTGTATATTCCGGTGCTGATTTTTGCCACCGGCGCGATTGATGCGGCGTCGATGTCGATGCCCATCGGCGGCTATCTGGCGATCCTTGGCGCGATGCTGGCGGGGAGTGCCACTCTGACTCCTTTTGCCACCGCGGCCGCCTTGCGAGTCAGCGTTCACTAA
- the ccmA gene encoding cytochrome c biogenesis heme-transporting ATPase CcmA yields MFEALNLSCVRDERTLFSGLSFTIEPGEMVQIEGRNGAGKTSLLRILAGLSSPEAGEVRWQGVNTRRQRDVFHQQLLYLGHQPGVKSVLTAYENLAFYQSVNGTASADAIYQALENVGLLGYEDVTVAQMSAGQQRRVALARLWLSDAPLWILDEPLTAIDKQGVSTLIELFEQHAQQGGMVLLTTHQDLQGVNRDVRKIRLTSAELA; encoded by the coding sequence ATGTTTGAAGCCCTTAACCTGAGCTGTGTACGCGATGAGCGTACCTTGTTTAGCGGCTTAAGTTTCACGATCGAACCGGGTGAAATGGTGCAAATCGAAGGCCGCAACGGCGCCGGTAAAACCAGTTTACTGCGAATTCTTGCCGGATTGTCTTCTCCGGAGGCCGGTGAAGTCCGCTGGCAGGGCGTGAATACCCGCCGCCAGCGCGACGTTTTCCATCAGCAACTGTTGTATCTCGGTCATCAGCCTGGCGTTAAGTCAGTGCTTACTGCGTATGAAAACCTTGCCTTCTATCAGTCCGTGAACGGAACTGCCAGTGCTGATGCTATTTACCAGGCGTTAGAAAATGTCGGCCTGCTGGGTTATGAGGATGTCACGGTGGCGCAAATGTCCGCCGGGCAGCAACGGCGTGTGGCGCTGGCGCGTTTGTGGCTGAGTGACGCACCGCTGTGGATCCTCGATGAACCGCTGACCGCCATTGATAAACAGGGCGTGTCCACGCTGATTGAACTGTTTGAACAACACGCGCAGCAGGGCGGAATGGTATTGCTGACCACGCATCAGGATTTACAGGGCGTTAACCGCGATGTGCGAAAAATTCGTCTGACCAGCGCTGAGCTGGCGTGA
- a CDS encoding formate/nitrite transporter family protein: MTAEKQHPDHKDVDSDEHSQGKEIETGEENLPSKAAAVHEVIRMEGEKELERDGQALLWSAIAAGLSISASLMAKGILHARLPDSPERFFIENIGYTVGFIIVIMARQQLFTENTVTAVLPVMQKTTGRNILLLLRLWSIVLAGNVIGGGLAALVFHLVPFFDSATDEAFRTISLEIMEKDPEGMFVGGMVSGWLIATMVWMIPSAGTAKLWVIMLMTYMVAIGDLTHIVVGSVEVLYLVFSGAIPWYEFIWPFALPTLAGNIIGGTFIFALISHAQIRNDMSNQKKAKAKKEEMEAAKKEASKP, translated from the coding sequence ATGACCGCCGAGAAACAACACCCTGACCACAAAGATGTCGACAGCGACGAACATTCTCAGGGCAAAGAGATTGAAACCGGAGAAGAGAATTTACCGTCGAAAGCGGCTGCTGTGCATGAAGTCATCCGCATGGAGGGTGAGAAAGAACTTGAGCGCGACGGACAGGCATTGCTGTGGTCGGCGATTGCCGCCGGACTTTCTATCAGCGCCTCGCTGATGGCAAAAGGCATTCTTCACGCCCGCCTGCCCGACAGCCCCGAACGTTTCTTTATCGAAAATATCGGTTATACCGTCGGGTTCATAATTGTCATCATGGCGCGCCAGCAGTTATTTACCGAGAACACGGTCACCGCCGTATTGCCTGTGATGCAAAAAACCACCGGCAGAAACATTCTGCTGCTGTTGCGGTTGTGGAGCATCGTGCTGGCCGGTAACGTCATCGGCGGCGGACTGGCCGCACTGGTGTTTCATCTGGTGCCGTTCTTCGATTCCGCCACTGACGAGGCATTTCGCACTATCAGTCTGGAGATCATGGAAAAAGACCCCGAGGGCATGTTCGTCGGCGGCATGGTGTCCGGCTGGTTGATTGCCACCATGGTCTGGATGATCCCGTCCGCAGGCACTGCCAAATTGTGGGTGATTATGCTGATGACCTACATGGTGGCGATTGGTGACCTGACGCACATCGTGGTCGGATCGGTAGAAGTGCTGTATCTGGTGTTCTCGGGCGCCATTCCCTGGTACGAATTTATCTGGCCATTCGCCCTGCCGACGCTTGCCGGAAACATCATCGGCGGCACCTTTATCTTCGCACTGATCAGCCACGCGCAAATCCGTAACGACATGAGTAATCAGAAGAAAGCCAAAGCGAAGAAAGAGGAAATGGAAGCGGCGAAGAAAGAAGCGTCAAAACCCTGA
- a CDS encoding helix-turn-helix domain-containing protein — protein MAVRLYDEKNTVSQICEVMGLAKSTLYKYIDAARNNFSS, from the coding sequence TTGGCCGTTCGGTTGTATGATGAAAAAAATACTGTCTCACAGATATGTGAAGTCATGGGGTTGGCAAAATCCACCCTCTATAAATATATTGACGCTGCAAGGAATAATTTTTCTTCATGA
- a CDS encoding recombinase family protein, with protein sequence MRLYCRLKSLQESIDITSSAGMQIFHLFGALAEFERNLTSERTPAGLQAARARERKGWRPKMLNKG encoded by the coding sequence ATGCGGCTTTACTGCAGGTTAAAAAGTCTTCAGGAATCCATCGACATCACTTCCAGTGCCGGCATGCAAATATTTCATCTGTTTGGTGCACTGGCGGAATTTGAACGTAACTTGACGTCGGAAAGAACTCCCGCCGGGCTTCAGGCTGCCCGGGCAAGAGAGCGTAAAGGTTGGCGGCCAAAGATGCTGAATAAGGGTTAA